The genomic window TAACTTCTTCTTTAACCTGATCAGGTGAACCTCTAAAGAGTGTCTCGCTTGAAGAAATATTGCCTATGATTTTTGGGACTTTATCTCCTCCTCCCATGCTCATAGTTCTTCCGCCGACCCGTATGGTTTTTCCTCCACCTTTAATTGCTTCTTTTGCCCTTGCTATGTCTACTTTTTCTTCAATGCTTAGCCCATCAAAGCCTGTGGCTGCCATGTCTTTTATAATTGGTTCTGTGGATCCACATATGTGAAGGACTTTACTTGTGTTTATCTGCATGGATAAGTCTTCTAATCTTGGTTTAACGATAGTTTTAAACTGTAAAGGGTCAATAAGTTCGGGGGCGGACGTTGGATCAGCTACACAGATTATATCTGGGCCTGCATCAGCAATAGCGTTTGCATACTCAATAGATATATCAAGTGCTTCATCTAAAGCTGATTCAACTTCATTTTGCCGGGTTCTCATGTACCTTACAAGTTTTTCGACACCTAGCAGATGTCCTGTGAGGGTGAAAGGACCGGTAATTCCAACGATAATTGGAAGTGTATCTCCATATTTGTCCTTTAATTTCTTAATTGCGTCTAGTACAACTG from Methanobacterium veterum includes these protein-coding regions:
- the mtaA gene encoding methylcobamide:CoM methyltransferase MtaA codes for the protein MNLKENVLAVLRDEETDVTPVVSVTQLGITEAMEKTDAFWPEAHSDAEKMAALGSSLYELAGLECARIPFCLTIEAEAMGCKVDLGNKDRTPQVVESPFESSSDISMPDDFLSKGRIPVVLDAIKKLKDKYGDTLPIIVGITGPFTLTGHLLGVEKLVRYMRTRQNEVESALDEALDISIEYANAIADAGPDIICVADPTSAPELIDPLQFKTIVKPRLEDLSMQINTSKVLHICGSTEPIIKDMAATGFDGLSIEEKVDIARAKEAIKGGGKTIRVGGRTMSMGGGDKVPKIIGNISSSETLFRGSPDQVKEEVKKVLESGVDIIAPSCGLAPSTPLENIKAMIEARNEFTVSNI